The following proteins come from a genomic window of Novosphingobium aromaticivorans DSM 12444:
- a CDS encoding transglutaminase family protein: MLLAVDHTTHYVFSGPVSHGLQRLRLAPKSTAGQRVVEWSMQFEGARLQAEYDDANNNRVSLISFDPGVSQVTIRCEGLVDTNDEAGIIGKHAGFMPMWQFLEQTDLTRAGARTRALLAALPHEDSTLVKLHALSALVRERVEYASGHTDVDTTAEGALAAGRGVCQDHAHIFIGAARALGIPARYACGYLMMDDRVEQDAGHAWAEAHVESLGWVGFDVSNGISPDARYIRVATGRDYRDAAPVTGIRYGAMDEAMHVRLAVQQQRVEQ; encoded by the coding sequence ATGCTTCTCGCCGTCGATCACACCACGCACTATGTCTTCTCGGGCCCCGTCAGCCACGGCCTTCAGCGCCTGAGGCTCGCGCCGAAGTCGACGGCCGGGCAGCGCGTCGTCGAATGGTCCATGCAGTTCGAAGGCGCGCGGCTCCAGGCCGAATACGACGACGCGAACAACAACCGCGTCTCGCTCATCTCCTTCGATCCCGGCGTGTCGCAAGTCACGATCCGCTGCGAAGGCCTGGTCGACACCAATGACGAGGCCGGCATCATCGGCAAGCACGCGGGCTTCATGCCGATGTGGCAGTTCCTGGAGCAGACCGACCTGACCCGCGCAGGAGCCCGCACGCGGGCGCTGCTGGCCGCGCTCCCCCACGAAGACAGCACCCTGGTGAAGCTTCACGCGCTCTCGGCGCTGGTTCGCGAGAGGGTCGAGTATGCGTCCGGCCATACCGACGTCGACACGACCGCCGAGGGTGCGCTTGCCGCCGGGCGTGGCGTTTGCCAAGACCATGCGCACATCTTCATCGGCGCGGCGCGCGCGCTTGGCATTCCCGCCCGTTATGCCTGCGGATACCTGATGATGGACGACCGGGTGGAGCAGGATGCGGGTCACGCCTGGGCGGAAGCCCATGTCGAAAGCCTCGGCTGGGTAGGCTTCGACGTTTCAAACGGCATCAGTCCCGACGCCCGATACATCCGCGTGGCGACTGGGCGCGACTATCGCGATGCAGCGCCCGTCACCGGCATCCGCTACGGCGCCATGGACGAGGCGATGCACGTCAGGCTTGCTGTCCAGCAACAGCGTGTGGAACAATAA
- a CDS encoding molybdopterin oxidoreductase family protein, with protein MPQVHHRTCHICEANCGVLVEVDGRRILSIRGDPDNPLSRGHICPKGTALQDLQEDPDRLRRPLKRVGDTWHEISFEQAFAEIGERTRAILAKDPDSAAVYIGNPNAHSYGNALNADFLGKALRTRNKFSASTVDQMPHQVANLRLWGHASMFPIPDIDRTRTLVILGGNPMASNGSLWTVPDFRARVRDLKARGGELIVIDPRRTETAKIADRHLFIRPAGDVYFLIALLKAVRARSPARVVQDFVTGLDRVDEALQRFDAEACAASCGVPLPEIEALAERFLAGPAALYGRMGVATQAHGTLNAWLISLVNIASGQLDREGGWVFGLPAVDTVNVLPPGSIGKFASRVSGHRSVLGELPAAAMAEEIETPGEGRIRALFVVAGNPVLSTPNGARLDKALECLDLLVSIDIYRNATSRRAHYILPPAGPLERDHYGLFLLPMAARTIAVYSRPTLEQEEGSLHDWEILRGLAHAISGEPVQAPTPREALDGLLRSGPYGLTLEQVEASPSGIDLGPPPTGQLPGRLRTPDKRVTCDVEELVEALGALDLPGQEDPQGGLRLIGRRHLRTNNSWLANSRRLIKGPDRCTVMIHPDDATPRGIADGATVTVRSVAGSIALAAEVTDDMMPGTVSIPHGWGHGLPGVSMENALGRPGVSVNDITLETAMDPLSGNAAFSGVEVEVALAG; from the coding sequence ATGCCACAGGTCCATCATCGCACGTGCCATATCTGCGAGGCCAATTGCGGCGTTCTGGTGGAAGTGGACGGGCGCCGGATTCTGTCCATCCGTGGCGATCCCGACAACCCGCTGTCGCGCGGACACATCTGCCCCAAGGGCACGGCCCTGCAAGACCTTCAGGAGGATCCCGACCGGCTGCGCCGCCCGCTCAAGCGGGTGGGAGACACCTGGCACGAGATCAGCTTCGAGCAGGCCTTCGCCGAAATCGGAGAGCGGACACGCGCAATCCTGGCGAAGGACCCCGACAGCGCCGCCGTCTATATCGGCAATCCCAACGCGCACAGCTATGGGAACGCGCTCAATGCGGACTTTCTGGGCAAGGCCCTGCGGACGCGAAACAAGTTCTCGGCCAGCACGGTCGACCAGATGCCTCATCAGGTGGCGAACCTGCGGCTGTGGGGCCATGCCAGCATGTTCCCGATTCCCGACATCGACCGGACGCGCACGCTTGTCATCCTCGGGGGCAACCCCATGGCATCGAACGGCTCGCTCTGGACCGTGCCGGATTTCCGCGCGCGCGTTCGCGACCTCAAGGCGCGCGGCGGCGAACTGATCGTGATCGACCCGCGTCGGACGGAGACCGCAAAAATTGCGGACCGCCATCTCTTCATCCGGCCGGCGGGCGATGTGTACTTCCTGATCGCACTCCTCAAGGCCGTGCGGGCGCGATCGCCCGCCCGCGTTGTGCAGGACTTCGTGACCGGTCTCGACCGGGTGGACGAGGCGCTGCAACGTTTCGACGCCGAGGCTTGCGCAGCGTCCTGCGGGGTTCCCTTGCCCGAGATCGAGGCTCTGGCCGAAAGGTTCCTGGCGGGTCCCGCCGCGCTCTATGGCCGAATGGGCGTGGCGACCCAAGCGCACGGAACGCTCAACGCTTGGCTGATCTCGCTGGTCAACATCGCGTCAGGGCAACTCGACCGCGAAGGAGGCTGGGTGTTCGGCCTTCCCGCCGTCGACACGGTCAACGTCCTTCCGCCCGGATCGATCGGCAAGTTCGCATCGCGCGTTTCCGGGCATCGCTCGGTGCTTGGCGAGTTGCCCGCTGCCGCGATGGCCGAAGAGATCGAAACTCCCGGCGAAGGGCGGATCAGGGCGCTGTTCGTCGTCGCCGGGAATCCGGTGCTGTCCACACCCAACGGCGCGCGGCTCGACAAGGCGCTCGAGTGCCTCGACCTGCTGGTTTCGATCGACATCTATCGCAATGCCACCAGTCGGCGCGCGCACTACATCCTGCCACCGGCCGGACCGCTCGAGCGCGACCATTACGGCCTGTTCCTCCTGCCGATGGCCGCGCGGACGATCGCAGTCTATTCCCGGCCCACGCTGGAGCAGGAAGAGGGATCGCTGCACGACTGGGAAATCCTGCGCGGCCTTGCCCACGCGATCAGCGGCGAACCCGTACAGGCGCCAACCCCGCGCGAGGCGCTGGACGGATTGCTGCGGTCCGGGCCTTACGGATTGACGCTCGAACAGGTGGAAGCATCGCCATCGGGTATCGACCTCGGCCCTCCGCCGACCGGTCAGTTGCCCGGTCGCCTGCGTACGCCGGACAAGCGCGTCACCTGCGACGTGGAGGAATTGGTCGAAGCTCTCGGCGCGCTCGACCTGCCCGGACAGGAGGACCCGCAAGGGGGACTGCGCCTCATCGGAAGGCGGCACTTGCGCACGAACAACTCCTGGCTCGCCAACAGCCGCCGCCTGATCAAGGGGCCGGACCGCTGCACGGTGATGATCCACCCGGACGACGCGACCCCGCGCGGCATCGCCGATGGCGCGACGGTGACGGTGCGCTCCGTCGCGGGCAGCATCGCGCTCGCCGCCGAGGTGACCGACGACATGATGCCGGGGACCGTTTCCATACCGCACGGCTGGGGCCACGGCCTGCCGGGCGTATCGATGGAGAACGCCCTGGGTCGGCCCGGCGTCAGCGTCAACGACATCACGCTGGAAACCGCGATGGATCCGCTTTCCGGCAACGCCGCGTTTTCGGGCGTGGAGGTCGAGGTGGCCCTGGCGGGTTGA
- a CDS encoding circularly permuted type 2 ATP-grasp protein, with protein MKTTSPSSYDEMLNADGSVRSAYAGYCKWYDEQPPDLLRRKGSEAEAFFRRTGITFNVYGNEDAEERLIPFDMVPRIITAQQWRKLSRGIEQRVRALNAFLHDLYHRQEIVRSGRLPVRLLKGNEAFLPEMVGFTPPGGVYTHIVGIDLVRTGEDDFMVLEDNARTPSGVSYMLENRETMMAMFPELFTRVRVREVSDYPRRLARSLAACAPPACDGKKPVVAVLTPGIYNSAYFEHAFLADQMGAELVEGSDLRVENGRIAMRTTRGYQPIDVLYRRVDDEYLDPLSFNPGSVLGVSGIMDVYRSGGITIANAPGTGIADDKAIYSFMPEIVEFYTGEKPILQNVPTWRCAEPDALAYVLDNLAELVVKEVHGSGGYGMLIGPTSSRKELAAFEAKLRARPENYIAQPTLSLSTVPILTKAGLAPRHVDLRPFVLVSPNGIDITPGGLTRVALKKGSLVVNSSQGGGTKDSWVLDD; from the coding sequence ATGAAAACAACCTCGCCCTCGTCCTATGACGAGATGCTTAATGCCGACGGTTCCGTGCGGTCTGCCTATGCGGGATACTGCAAGTGGTATGACGAGCAGCCGCCCGATCTTCTGCGGCGAAAGGGCAGCGAGGCTGAAGCCTTCTTTCGCCGCACGGGAATTACCTTCAACGTCTATGGCAACGAGGATGCGGAAGAACGGCTGATCCCGTTCGACATGGTCCCCCGCATCATCACCGCACAGCAATGGCGCAAGCTGTCGCGCGGGATCGAACAGCGGGTGCGGGCGCTCAACGCCTTTCTCCACGATCTCTACCACCGCCAGGAAATCGTCCGCTCCGGCCGCCTGCCGGTGCGCCTGCTCAAGGGCAACGAAGCGTTCCTGCCTGAAATGGTCGGCTTCACGCCGCCCGGCGGGGTCTATACCCACATCGTCGGCATCGATCTCGTCCGCACCGGCGAGGACGATTTCATGGTGCTGGAAGACAATGCCCGCACGCCGTCCGGCGTCTCCTACATGCTGGAGAACCGCGAGACGATGATGGCGATGTTCCCGGAACTGTTCACCCGGGTCAGGGTGCGCGAGGTTTCCGACTATCCCCGCCGCCTCGCCCGCAGCCTCGCCGCTTGCGCGCCTCCCGCTTGCGACGGCAAGAAACCGGTCGTCGCGGTGCTGACGCCGGGCATCTACAATTCGGCCTACTTCGAACACGCGTTCCTTGCCGACCAGATGGGGGCGGAACTGGTCGAAGGCAGCGATCTGCGCGTCGAGAACGGCCGCATCGCCATGCGCACCACGCGCGGCTACCAGCCTATCGACGTGCTCTACCGGCGCGTGGACGACGAATACCTCGATCCGTTGTCGTTCAACCCCGGCTCGGTTCTGGGCGTGTCGGGCATCATGGACGTCTACCGCTCGGGCGGCATCACCATCGCCAACGCGCCCGGCACCGGCATTGCCGACGACAAGGCGATCTATTCCTTCATGCCCGAGATCGTCGAGTTCTACACCGGCGAGAAGCCGATCCTGCAGAACGTTCCGACCTGGCGCTGCGCGGAACCGGATGCGCTGGCCTATGTGCTGGACAACCTTGCCGAACTCGTCGTCAAGGAAGTTCATGGATCGGGTGGCTACGGCATGCTGATCGGGCCGACGTCCTCGCGCAAGGAACTCGCCGCGTTCGAGGCCAAGCTGCGCGCGCGGCCGGAAAACTACATCGCCCAGCCCACGCTTTCGCTTTCGACCGTGCCGATTCTGACAAAGGCTGGTCTCGCGCCGCGCCACGTCGATCTGCGCCCGTTCGTGCTGGTCAGCCCGAACGGCATCGACATCACGCCCGGCGGCCTTACGCGCGTGGCACTCAAGAAAGGGTCGCTGGTGGTCAATTCGTCGCAGGGCGGTGGCACCAAGGATAGCTGGGTACTGGACGACTGA
- a CDS encoding alpha-E domain-containing protein, with amino-acid sequence MLGRSANGIFWLFRYLERAENSARAIEAGFRLALTRDASDASDEWRSLIVTLGLQNAYEAKYGPGFTGPHVFNFILRDRENPGSVLAMMEMARTNARMVRAGITREVWESVNDGWMKLREALARPVTETRLGDVLDLVRRQSTQVRGAIEGTMLRNEIYNFARLGSFIERADNTARILDVKYYVLLPSVSYVGSSLDNVQWENVLRSLAGERAYRWLNAGRMDPRGIAEFLILDERFPRSLAFCYSKLRSNLASLAREYGGEMHSHEILRDADTQLHTATIEAIFDQGLHEFIGKFIACNTALALQIQRDYRFTE; translated from the coding sequence ATGTTAGGCAGATCCGCAAACGGCATCTTCTGGCTGTTCCGTTATCTCGAGCGCGCCGAGAACTCGGCACGGGCGATCGAGGCCGGCTTCCGTCTGGCACTCACCCGCGATGCATCCGATGCTTCGGACGAATGGCGCTCGCTCATCGTCACGCTCGGCCTGCAGAACGCCTATGAGGCAAAGTACGGCCCCGGATTCACCGGGCCCCACGTATTCAACTTCATCCTGCGCGACCGCGAGAATCCCGGCAGTGTCCTGGCGATGATGGAAATGGCGCGAACCAACGCCCGCATGGTCCGCGCTGGCATCACGCGCGAGGTATGGGAATCGGTCAACGACGGCTGGATGAAGCTCAGGGAGGCCCTGGCCCGACCTGTCACCGAAACCCGGCTCGGCGACGTGCTCGACCTTGTCCGCCGCCAGTCGACGCAGGTGCGCGGTGCGATCGAAGGCACGATGCTGCGCAACGAGATCTACAACTTCGCCCGTCTCGGCAGCTTCATCGAACGCGCGGACAACACCGCGCGCATCCTCGACGTGAAATACTACGTGCTGCTGCCCTCGGTGTCCTACGTCGGGTCGAGCCTCGACAACGTGCAGTGGGAGAACGTGCTGCGCTCGCTCGCCGGAGAACGGGCCTATCGCTGGCTCAATGCGGGCCGCATGGACCCGCGCGGCATTGCCGAGTTCCTGATCCTCGACGAGCGTTTCCCGCGCAGCCTTGCCTTCTGCTACTCGAAGCTCCGATCGAACCTTGCCAGCCTGGCGCGTGAATATGGCGGTGAAATGCACAGCCACGAAATCCTGCGCGACGCCGACACCCAGCTTCACACCGCGACCATCGAGGCAATCTTCGATCAGGGCCTGCACGAATTCATCGGCAAGTTCATCGCCTGCAACACCGCGCTCGCGTTGCAGATCCAGCGGGACTACCGCTTTACCGAATAG
- a CDS encoding proteasome-type protease, with the protein MTYCVGMVLDKGLVLMSDTRTNSGVDNISVFRKMFHWSVPGERQVVLMTAGNLATTQAVISQLEERNKTPHERRPSILEAPTMFQIATQVGRLLRDVIEGRQDGGMQGEGPRFTASMIVAGQIKDMEPRLFMIYPEGNFIEASFDTPFFQIGETKYGRPILLRGYDPKMSFEDAVKLLMVSFDSTLAANLSVGLPLDLMVIERDRFEPLHQRRILASDPYFKSISSSWSEALRQAFHSLPDYSFVQHGEQPEGL; encoded by the coding sequence ATGACGTATTGCGTGGGAATGGTGCTCGACAAGGGCCTTGTCCTGATGAGCGACACCCGCACCAATTCGGGCGTGGACAACATTTCGGTCTTCCGGAAGATGTTCCACTGGTCGGTCCCCGGCGAACGGCAGGTGGTGCTCATGACCGCGGGCAATCTGGCCACCACGCAGGCCGTGATCTCCCAGCTCGAAGAACGCAACAAGACTCCGCACGAGAGGCGCCCCTCGATCCTCGAAGCGCCGACGATGTTCCAGATCGCGACCCAGGTCGGGCGCCTGCTGCGCGACGTGATCGAGGGGCGGCAGGACGGCGGGATGCAAGGCGAGGGACCGCGCTTCACGGCGTCGATGATCGTCGCGGGGCAGATCAAGGACATGGAACCGCGCCTGTTCATGATCTATCCCGAAGGCAACTTCATCGAGGCGAGCTTCGACACGCCATTCTTCCAGATCGGCGAAACCAAATACGGCCGTCCCATCCTTCTGCGCGGCTACGACCCGAAGATGAGCTTCGAGGATGCGGTGAAACTGCTCATGGTGTCGTTCGACTCCACGCTCGCGGCCAATCTTTCGGTGGGGCTGCCGCTGGATCTCATGGTGATCGAACGCGATCGTTTCGAACCGCTGCACCAGCGCCGGATCCTTGCCTCCGATCCCTATTTCAAGTCGATCTCGTCAAGCTGGAGCGAAGCGCTGCGTCAGGCCTTCCATTCCCTGCCGGATTACTCCTTCGTCCAGCATGGTGAACAACCCGAAGGCTTGTGA